The DNA region CACAGTACATCTCAATTCGGGTactaaattttcatcagaaatacttGACCTGTATTCAGATTTCACAATACTTAACAGTTGAAAAAGTAGATTCGTGTACCCAGGTTGTCCCAGACATACTTAGATGTCTTCCAATAAATGAAGTAtcagttttattgtttaaatttaagttaattaaaattaattaaaattaaataaaatccacTCCAACAACAgtagaacacacattcttttcaagtgcgtATGGAACATTCCCCAGCATAGACCAAATGctaagccataaaacaagtctcaataaatttaaaaggattgatcatataaaatttcttctcttaccacactggaatgaaattagaaatcggtaaaagaaggaaatgtggGAAATTCACAGGTATGTAGAAATTAAACCACAGAGTCCTAAATaatcaatgggtcaaagaagaatccacaagtgaaatttgaaaattaaataaaattagaaattcagttcttcagtctcaccacatttcaggtgctcaacaGCTACATGTGCTGTTAGACAGTGCAGCTCTAGACAtgacctggcacttagtaggtgctaaGTGAAtactgaaagaacaaatgaacagagaAACCTGGTGGGCACATTCCACTCTACCACACATAACTTTGCAGGCATGCCATGCCTAGGCTGGGTCCCACCTTTAACAAAAGTCCAGGCCGGGGTCTTTGAGGGAGGATTTCCCAGCATCTCTCTGCCCCTCCAGGAAGTTTGAGAACATCTACATCGGCTGGGGCCACAAGTACAGTCCTGAGAATTTCAACCCGTCCCTGCCAGCCCCTGTTCAGCAAGAGTACCCCAGCAGCCTGGAGATCATGGAGATGAGCGACCCCACGGTGGAGGAGGAGCAGGCTCTCAAGGCTGCCCAGGAGCAGGCCCTGGCAGCCgcggaggaagaggaagaggatgaggaggaagatgaggatgAGGACCAGGATGACTGAGGCCCCGTAGTCCCCTTCCTCAAGCAGGTAGAGAGCAGCCTTTCCCTTATACATAGTTTTAGCTTGTTGTTTTTCACTGTTGGTTTGCTTTCTGCCCCTAGAGAGCAGGGGTAGAAGAGGAAGGCAGCTGCTCTAAATAAAATGTCCTCAGGGCATTCCAGCagagtcactcattcatttgttcaccaCATTTGTTGACATGGCCTCCAAGTCAGGACGGTGGCACTTTGCTAGGAACACAGACATTGCCCGGCATAGTCtctcccatttgttcatttattcattcatctggcCATCAAACAACTATTGAAGTGCCCCGGGTCAacccagccctgtgctgggaaCACAGCGTCGACCCAGTGGCCCCAAATCTGCTTTCCAGGGGCTCACACTCTACAGGAGAGACAGACACATTCCCTAGGCAATGACTACCCAGATAGGGGAGCCCAGAGGACTGACAGAGCTCCTGAGCTGGCTCATAAATGGGCAAAAACAGAGTGGTagggcattccaagcagagggaacagggcATTCAAAGACCCAAGGGCAAGCGAGAGTGTGTTGTGTTGGGGTAGATTCTCAAATCTCATTTTTGGGACATGGTGTGAGGAGTCAGTGGTgagaaatgaggctggaaagaGAGGTTGGCAGGAACAGATTACCCAGGGCTGAACTTTGTCCTGAGAGCCTAGGGAGGCCACAGATGGGCTTTGAACAGGGCAGGGTCCTGATCATATTCATGCTTTAGAAAGGCCTCTCTAGATGCCAAGTGGAGGGCAGATAGAGGGGTGAGACAGGAGTCTGGGAGAGCAGAGACAAGGCTGATACAGGGAGGGCCCAAGCAGGAGAGGAGGAGTTTAGACCAGGGCTGCACAGAGGAATGGACTGGAACAGGGGAATTCAGGTGACAGAATGCAAAAGACTTGGGGACTGGAATCAGGGAGTGAAGGGAAATGGCAGAAGTCTAGGGAGACACTGAGTTCTGCAGCCTGGTGACTGGAGGGGATGTCAGTGCCAGCCCTAAAATGGGGACACAGGATAGGAGCAGGATTTGGAGTAAGATGTCAATTTCATTGCAGGACTTGTTGAATGTGAGATGCTTCTGGGACATTCCAGTGAGAAATCTGGGAGGCGATTGAATAAGTGGGTCTAGGAAGATCTGTGATGGGGGCAGGGTGGTGTCAGAAGAAGTGAGGGGCACTGGCTATTAGGGGGCTGATGGGATCAGGAAGAGATTTTGGGTTACTAGTGGATTATTGGGACACTGGGGGCATTGCAGGGATTAATAAAATTTTGGTTGGTGTCGGAGGACCGAGTGAGATTGTTGAAGATTGTGGAGTTATGGAGATACATAGGAGGTTGGTGGGAAATGTGGAGATGTTTGGTGTTGGTATTAATCAGTAGTGAGTTAGATGAAGTCCTTGGAGTTTTATGGAAGCAATGGAGATCACTGGGATTTGCGGGATcatcaggggtggggaggaatggtTGGAGATGCTGTGACCAGTCGGGGACTTTAAGATGTAAGTGGGAAACACCGGAGGGTGTATGTTGGGAGTCTTCGGGAGACTCCAGGGTCACCTGGAGTGACCAGGTGACGTCATGGGAAGGACAAGGTTTGGATGAGGCCTTCTCTTGAGGGTACTCCCGTTGCTAGGCAAACGGTTCCCAGAGCGCCGTTGCTAGGGACCTGTGCTCTTTTGATGGCCACGCCCCTTTCCCTACGGGCCCCGCCCCCACAGCCAACCACGTCGGCCGCAGGCACGAAGGCCGCGCCCACCTTGTAGCCCCGCCTTCAGTCCTGAACCGTTACCGGAGCGACGGCTGGAGCTCGTCCCGCCTCTCTACTTTGTTGCCAATCGAAGAGGCGTTGCCCGGGCGACGACACCACCTCTTCCGGTGCGGATCCCCGGCTTCCGGCAGGGGGCCCGGCGGCAGGCGGCTGTCCGGCAGCAgcggggccctgggctggggtgggggtcgCCCAAGATGGCGGCGGGCGGCGCGGAGGGTGGCTCGGGCCCCGGCGCTGCCATGGGGGATTGTGCGGAGATCAAGTCGCAGTTCCGCACCCGCGAAGGCTTCTACAAGCTGCTCCCCGGCGACGGCACCGCTCGCAGGTCGGGTCCGGCTTCCTCCCAGACCCCGGCGCCGCCCCAGCCGCCGCAGCAGCCCCTGCCCGGCCCTGCCTCCACCTCCGGCCCCGGTGCTGCGGGCCCCGCGCCGTCCCCTCCGCCCGCAGGCCCAGGGCCCGGGCCCGCGCTGCCTGCGGTGCGCCTCAGCCTCGTGCGCCTGGGGGAGCCCGACGGCGCCGGGGCCGGGGAGCCTCCCGCCACGCCCGCAGGGCTGGGCGCTGGGGGAGACCGCGTCTGCTTCAACTTGGGCCGCGAGCTCTATTTCTACCCGGGCTGCTGTCGCCGCGGGAGCCAACGGGTGAGCGGCCCGCATCGTGGGGCCCTGGGTGCTGGCTGAGAGGATGGGGATCCCTGAGGTGATTCACAAGTGACAGGAGAGTCCCTGAATGATAGGGGACCCTGAGATAGGCATCCTACATGTGACGGACATCTTAAGGGGAAAGGATTCTTGGAGGCAATACAGGATTCTAAAAGGTGATGGGAGGCTCCCTGGGTGCTGGCCATCCTGGAGGTGATGGGAAACCTCGAGATCATGTGAGATCCCGAGGTTATGCGTGAGGGTCCTGGGATGGTGACTATTCTGGAGGTGATGGGGAATCCGAGATGGTATGGGGTGCTCCAAGGTGCTGGCTGGCAGGCATTTTGCAGGTGATGGGAAATGCAGGCTCAGAAGTGATGGAGAGCCCAGGGGTATTGCTGTCTGGGGGTGTTGGGGGGACTTGGGGAGCCCAGAGGTGAGGAGGATTCTGGAAGTGATAGGGGCTTAGAGGTAATAGGGATCCTGAAGGTGAATGGGATCCTAGAGAAACTTGGGGTCCTGGAGGTAATGAGGGTGCTGGAGGAAATGAGAATCTCAGAGCTGATGGGAGATCTGGAGATAATGACATCCCAGAGGGAACATCCTCAGGTGTGATGGGTGTCTCTAAAGTGATGTCAGTCCCAGAGGACATGAGACCCTTGGAGTTTATGGTGGTCCCCAGAAGTGATGGGGATCCTGAGAGCCCAGAGGTGATGAAGGCACCTAAAATTTGGGGGACCATGAGGTTTAATGGGTCCCTGAACTGTGATGGGGATTCTGAGATTTAAGGACTCCAAAGTGAGGAGAATCCTGGGACATTGGACTTCAGAATTCTGGGGATTGGGTGATCCTGAGTTTTGAGGGTCTTGGAATATAGTGGTGCTAAGACCCAGGGGAGTTGCTGAAATTATAGAAAGGAATTGGAGCTCAGGGGCTACAGGGACCCTGAAACTGACACCGTGGCCAAGGGTGTCCCAGAAGTTGGGGGTGGCCAACTCTGGGGAGGACGCACTGTGGTCTCATGTGGTGGCAGGGGGCGAAGCTTCCTGCCTGGTTTTTTCCTCTGTTTGTGATTTGGGTCCTCCTTCCTGTCTGTGGttgccccttccctccccgctCACCCATCCACCTACCCACTCCCCTCAGGGATTTAACCCTGCTTCCTCTTCGTGGTTTCCCCCCAACCTCAacaccctcttccttcctctcagtGGTAGAAGCCATTAACTCGTTTTCTCCCACCACCCAAGTCCATTGACCTCAACAAGCCAATTGACAAGCGGATCTATAAGGGCACCCAGCCCACTTGCCACGACTTCAACCAGTTCACTGCTGCCACAGAGACCATCTCCCTGCTGGTGGGATTCTCAGCCGGTCAAGTGCAGTACCTGGATCTCATCAAGAAGGACACCAGCAAGCTATTCAATGAGGAGGTGATTGTGGGCCCCCAGGGCCCAGAACTGCTCCcgttcccacccacccacccatacACTGTTTGCCATGAGACTGCAGCTGTCTGGGAAGCAGTGTAGGCCTGAGGGGGGCAGGATGAGGGAGAGATGGGGGATGGACTGACAGATATGGAGGATGGGGTGACAGCAGCTGCTGTGATGATAGCTAATAATGACGGTTGCACCCCCTGTTTCCAGGCCCTATGCTGTGTTAGCCCTATGCTGAACACATTACTCCTGGAGTTTTCATCAACCAATGGGTTAGGATTGTgatacccattttgcagattagaGAACTGAAGCTACTTACTGGTTGGGATTTGTTTGAAGCCACAGCCCTTGCTTTTCAAATTCTGGGCCCTGTGGGCTTTGGATTCAAATATTTGCTGCACCATCTACTCACTGCGTGGCTTTGGGAAGGTGACTATTCCTCccttagcctcagttttcctcctctgtaaaatgggattccCATCCCtacctcacaggactgttgtAAAATCATACATGGAGGTTGCTCAGTCCTGGGTGGACCTGGCAGAAGGGGAAATGCCAGTGAAATACCTTATCTGTGTCTAGAACTACTCTTGtcctctatctctttctctctgttctgaGAAGGTGTTTCAAGTGTATAGAGTGCATGAATGGCAGAGGGGAGTGAGTGGAACAGGGAATGGATTAAGGTGGACTAGGTCATCCTTTCacaaaatattcactgagcatttGTTctttgccaggcattgttctaagcactgggAATACTACATCTCGGTGAACAAAACAGAGGGCCCTGCCTTTGTGGAGCTTTTATCTAGCTGGAGGAGACAAATAGTTATCAAATAACTAAGTAGGCTGTGTGTCAGAGTGTCGTGGAGAAAAATCCAGCAGGGAAGGCGAATGGGGAGTGCTCGGTGAGGTTGGGAAAGGTCTCACTGGAAGGTGACATGGAAATAAAGTCCTGAAGGAGGCAAGACAAATTATTGGCGAAAAGGACATTCTGAGTAGAGGGAACGGCTAGGACAAATGCCGGAAGCAGGACAGCAAAAAGGCTGTGTGGCCAGAGCAGTGTTGAGGGGGAGGGTTGTAGATGAGCTCCGAGAAACAACTCGGAGGGGCTAGGAGATGTAGGGTCTGGCAGGTCATGGAAAAGACCTTGGCTTTTAGAGCCTCTTGCCACTGGGGTTCATCTGAGCCATAGAACACAGAAACAATttgatttaatttctaaattctcCAGAGAATGGAGAATGGGAAGCAACTTGGGTACCTGGGAAAGAAGTTAATTTGTTACAGACAGTGGATGCCAAAGGGCTTTAGGGCTTGGTTCTCCCCGGAGTCCTGCTTGAGAAAGGCTGCCATGGTGTTCAGAGTGGGAGAGACAGTGCCGGGTGCTGACTTAGGTTTTAATAGCATCTCTTTGGCAACTGTGCAGAGAAGAGACCCGGGTGGTGGAGGCCAGTCAGTTAGGCCGTTGCAGGCCTGATGGCAGCTGAGACCAGGGTGGTTGGAGTTGGGGGTGGTGAGAAGAGATCAGGTTCTGGGCACATTTTGCAGATCAAGCCCACAGGATTCCTTGCAGGTTTGGAGGTGAGTTGTGAGGACAAAAAGGAGCAAAGATGCGCGGCTGACAGGATGGGGTTGTCATTCAGGTGTCCAGGAACTACTTTCCAGGCGCCTCCTGCGGGCacagctctgtgctctggggcTAGAACAATGAACCAAATAAACAAAGTTACCTTCCTTGGGGGAGCTGATACTCCGTGACTCAATATCTTGCCTTAAGCATGACATCGTAAAGATGGCGGAGGGGGTTAGACAGAGGAGAGTTCTCTGGAAGGCAGCACTGCCCTCCTGCCGAAGAAGGGACATCGAGGCTCCACGGAGCTCCGCTCACGCAGCCCTTCTCCCCGTGCTTTCCCCTAACCTGGTGTctgtctgtttccctcagtccctCCTCTCCGAGTAGGCCCGGGCCACTTATGATGACCTTCTCCGGGGAAccaggctggggaggaggtgggcccCCGGGAGGATGGCCTTCTCCCAACCCCCGCTCTCTCCCCTGGCAGCGGCTTATCGACAAGACCAAGGTGACATATCTGAAGTGGCTGCCTGAGTCAGAGAGCCTGTTCCTGGCATCACACGCCAGCGGCCACCTGTACCTGTACAACGTCAGCCACCCGTGCGCCTCGGCCCCGCCGCAGTACAGTCTGCTGAAGCAGGGTGAGGGCTTCGCCGTCTACGCCGCCAAGAGCAAGGCGCCCCGCAACCCGCTGGCCAAGTGGGCGGTGGGCGAGGGGCCCCTCAACGAGTTCGCCTTCTCGCCCGACGGCCGGCACCTGGCCTGCGTCAGCCAGGACGGCTGCTTGCGCGTCTTCCACTTCGACTCCATGCTGCTGCGGGGGCTCATGAAGAGCTACTTTGGGGGCCTGCTCTGTGTGTGCTGGAGCCCCGACGGGCGCTACGTCGTGACGGGTGGTGAAGATGACCTGGTCACCGTGTGGTCCTTCACCGAGGGCCGCGTGGTGGCCCGAGGCCACGGCCACAAGTCCTGGGTCAACGCCGTGGCCTTCGACCCCTACACCACAAGGGCCGAGGAGGCGGCGGCTGCCGGTGGCGACGGGGAGCGGAgtggcgaggaggaggaggagccggaGGCCGCGGGCACAGGCTCGGGCGGGGGCGCCCCCCTCTCCCCGCTGCCCAAGGCCGGCTCCATCACCTACCGCTTCGGCTCGGCCGGCCAGGACACGCAGTTCTGCCTGTGGGACCTCACCGAAGACGTGCTCTACCCTCACCCTCCCCTGGCCCGCACCCGCACCCTCCCCGGCACGCCTGGCACCACGCCGCCTGCCACCGGCAGCTCGCGAGGTGGTGAGCCAGGCCCCGGGCCCCTGCCCCGCTCGCTGTCCCGGTCCAACAGCCTCCCACACCCAGCGGGCAGCGGCAAGGCGGGCGGCCCGGGTGCGGCGGCGGAGCCGGGGACGCCCTTCAGCATCGGCCGCTTTGCCACGCTCACGCTGCAGGAGCGGCGGGACCGGGGGGCCGAGAAGGAGCACAAGCGCTACCACAGCCTGGGCAACATCAGCCGGGGTGgcagtgggggcgggggcggcggggacAAGCCCAGCGGCCCCGCCCCCCGAAGCCGGCTGGACCCCGCCAAGGTGCTGGGCACCGCGCTGTGCCCGCGCATCCACGAGGTGCCGCTGCTCGAGCCGCTCGTGTGCAAGAAGATCGCCCAGGAGCGGCTCACGGTCCTCCTCTTCCTGGAGGACTGCATCATCACCGCCTGCCAGGAGGGCCTCATCTGCACCTGGGCCCGGCCGGGCAAGGTGGTGAGTCACCCCACACCAGCCCACCTGGGACCCAGGCGGAGGCGGGCATTGGCAGAGAGGTTTGGTAGTATCACAGCCTCTAGCCGTGTGGGATGAGGGGAAGCCATGGAAATCTGTGTCCCAGAACAAGCCTTCTCAGATCTTAGAGTGACTTCTAGAACGCTTGGCAAGCAGCGGTAAGCAGAGAGAGGGTCAGGCGTAAGAGACATCTGGGGGTGGTGGAGAACATGGCCAGTTATCAGAAGGGCAGCCGGTGGGCCCAGCATGGCTAGGTCTTACGGAATGGTGAAATTTTATTAATACTGCAGCTCGAGCTCTATGGGCAAGATTGAGCCTGTGCACCCAGCTTCCAGCCTGAGTGTCAGACTCTTGGGATCTGATCCCACTGCTGGAGGCGTGGGCTGTGGAATCCCAGGCTCAGGGTCCAGTCCAGCACTTCTGCTCCCTGTGTGACCTCGAGCAAGTCACTGCCTCTTTATGACCTTTCTCACCTCTTAGGACAGGGAAGCTTG from Balaenoptera musculus isolate JJ_BM4_2016_0621 chromosome 19, mBalMus1.pri.v3, whole genome shotgun sequence includes:
- the DMWD gene encoding dystrophia myotonica WD repeat-containing protein isoform X2, with product MAAGGAEGGSGPGAAMGDCAEIKSQFRTREGFYKLLPGDGTARRSGPASSQTPAPPQPPQQPLPGPASTSGPGAAGPAPSPPPAGPGPGPALPAVRLSLVRLGEPDGAGAGEPPATPAGLGAGGDRVCFNLGRELYFYPGCCRRGSQRSIDLNKPIDKRIYKGTQPTCHDFNQFTAATETISLLVGFSAGQVQYLDLIKKDTSKLFNEERLIDKTKVTYLKWLPESESLFLASHASGHLYLYNVSHPCASAPPQYSLLKQGEGFAVYAAKSKAPRNPLAKWAVGEGPLNEFAFSPDGRHLACVSQDGCLRVFHFDSMLLRGLMKSYFGGLLCVCWSPDGRYVVTGGEDDLVTVWSFTEGRVVARGHGHKSWVNAVAFDPYTTRAEEAAAAGGDGERSGEEEEEPEAAGTGSGGGAPLSPLPKAGSITYRFGSAGQDTQFCLWDLTEDVLYPHPPLARTRTLPGTPGTTPPATGSSRGGEPGPGPLPRSLSRSNSLPHPAGSGKAGGPGAAAEPGTPFSIGRFATLTLQERRDRGAEKEHKRYHSLGNISRGGSGGGGGGDKPSGPAPRSRLDPAKVLGTALCPRIHEVPLLEPLVCKKIAQERLTVLLFLEDCIITACQEGLICTWARPGKVGISSQPGNSPSGTVV
- the DMWD gene encoding dystrophia myotonica WD repeat-containing protein isoform X1; translated protein: MAAGGAEGGSGPGAAMGDCAEIKSQFRTREGFYKLLPGDGTARRSGPASSQTPAPPQPPQQPLPGPASTSGPGAAGPAPSPPPAGPGPGPALPAVRLSLVRLGEPDGAGAGEPPATPAGLGAGGDRVCFNLGRELYFYPGCCRRGSQRSIDLNKPIDKRIYKGTQPTCHDFNQFTAATETISLLVGFSAGQVQYLDLIKKDTSKLFNEERLIDKTKVTYLKWLPESESLFLASHASGHLYLYNVSHPCASAPPQYSLLKQGEGFAVYAAKSKAPRNPLAKWAVGEGPLNEFAFSPDGRHLACVSQDGCLRVFHFDSMLLRGLMKSYFGGLLCVCWSPDGRYVVTGGEDDLVTVWSFTEGRVVARGHGHKSWVNAVAFDPYTTRAEEAAAAGGDGERSGEEEEEPEAAGTGSGGGAPLSPLPKAGSITYRFGSAGQDTQFCLWDLTEDVLYPHPPLARTRTLPGTPGTTPPATGSSRGGEPGPGPLPRSLSRSNSLPHPAGSGKAGGPGAAAEPGTPFSIGRFATLTLQERRDRGAEKEHKRYHSLGNISRGGSGGGGGGDKPSGPAPRSRLDPAKVLGTALCPRIHEVPLLEPLVCKKIAQERLTVLLFLEDCIITACQEGLICTWARPGKVFTDEETETQTGEGSWPRSPSKSVVEGISSQPGNSPSGTVV